A region from the Musa acuminata AAA Group cultivar baxijiao chromosome BXJ1-10, Cavendish_Baxijiao_AAA, whole genome shotgun sequence genome encodes:
- the LOC103969046 gene encoding uncharacterized protein LOC103969046 has product MCLVFVCDEEERVLGTHQAPGSCPFCGGVVMATDVESAWRFCFLPLYFHTKRRFYCTLCTRRLVAYP; this is encoded by the coding sequence ATGTGCTTGGTGTTCGTGTGCGACGAGGAGGAGCGGGTGTTGGGGACCCACCAGGCGCCGGGGAGCTGCCCCTTCTGCGGCGGCGTGGTCATGGCCACGGACGTGGAGAGCGCCTGGCGGTTCTGCTTCCTCCCCCTCTACTTCCACACCAAGAGGCGGTTCTACTGCACCCTCTGCACGCGCCGCTTGGTCGCTTACCCTTAG